A genomic segment from Nitrospinota bacterium encodes:
- a CDS encoding SUMF1/EgtB/PvdO family nonheme iron enzyme codes for MEKAIYLIKAIFTIALVFGFSSLETAGSEEVKKNPRPPQGMVGIPSGELFRGSDSNQGYQICLMNNRDCKKSWFQDEEPANTVRLNGFYIDSHEVTQKEFQRVMGDNPSVYKGSNFPVERVTWSEATEFCERVGKRLPTEAEWEWAARGGQRSVFPWGDKAESRKANFCDKQCDKRWKESQFDDDYRYTAPVGSFPANGYGAFDMAGNVYEWVTDWYAEDYYEKSPRDNPKGPETGKRKVIRGGSWINYSTGVRPAERTEAKPAARLNFVGFRCAL; via the coding sequence GTGGAGAAGGCAATATATTTAATAAAAGCGATTTTTACCATTGCGTTGGTTTTTGGTTTTTCATCGCTGGAAACTGCCGGTTCCGAGGAGGTAAAGAAAAATCCTCGGCCTCCTCAGGGAATGGTAGGGATTCCTTCCGGTGAACTTTTTCGAGGTTCAGACTCCAATCAAGGCTATCAGATTTGTCTAATGAACAACCGGGACTGCAAAAAATCCTGGTTCCAGGATGAGGAACCCGCCAATACAGTCAGATTAAATGGTTTTTATATCGATAGTCATGAAGTGACCCAAAAAGAATTCCAAAGGGTCATGGGGGACAACCCCTCCGTCTATAAAGGATCGAACTTTCCGGTGGAGAGAGTGACCTGGTCTGAGGCAACGGAGTTTTGCGAAAGGGTGGGGAAAAGGCTTCCCACCGAAGCCGAATGGGAATGGGCGGCCAGGGGAGGCCAGCGTTCGGTGTTTCCCTGGGGCGATAAGGCTGAATCCCGAAAAGCTAATTTTTGTGACAAGCAATGCGACAAGCGCTGGAAGGAAAGCCAGTTTGATGATGACTATCGTTACACCGCTCCGGTGGGTAGTTTTCCGGCCAATGGTTATGGAGCGTTTGACATGGCCGGCAATGTCTATGAATGGGTCACGGATTGGTATGCGGAGGACTATTATGAGAAATCTCCCCGCGACAATCCGAAAGGTCCGGAAACCGGAAAACGAAAAGTGATCCGGGGCGGTTCCTGGATAAACTAC
- a CDS encoding FAD-dependent oxidoreductase: MNNLKKIIILAVLAGCLLAFSHYNLGQYLSLEYIKGQQANFSGFYKENTLLAIGAYTLVYIVSTALSLPGAALLTLLAGALFGIVTGTILVSFASTIGATLAFLVSRSLLRDWVQNRFGSFLKSFNEGIKKDGAFYLFTLRLIPAFPFFVINLVMGLTPMKTLPYFLVSQVGMLAGTIVYVNAGTQLAQIESLKGILSPNLIFSFVLLGLFPLLAKKLLGFYKGRKVLKKFKKPKTFDYNMVVIGAGSAGLVTSYIGAATKGKVALIEKHKMGGDCLNTGCVPSKALIRSAKFMADVNKCQSLGFKNVKVDFEFADVMERVQRVIKTVEPHDSIERYTKLGVECHTGEAKIKSPYEVVVNGEVLTTRNIVIATGARPLVPPIEGVDEVDYLTSDTVWSIREKPEKLLVLGGGPIGSELTQAFARLGCEVTQVERYNKLISREDPEISQMVLESFQKDGIEVLLEHSAEKFFKRDGKNFLECEYQDRTVVVEFDRVLIALGRQANVKGFGLEELGVELNQNGTIKVNEYMQTNFPNIYACGDVAGPYQFTHIAAHQAWYCAVNSMLSPFYGFKVDYNTVPWCTYTDPEVARCGLNECEAKEKGIAYEVTTYGIDDLDRAITDEAAYGLVKVLTVPGKDKIIGVTIAGLHAGDIIAEYVAAMKHGFGMNKILGTIHIYPTLAESNKYAAGNWKRNHVTEKTLAWGERVNRWRRQYI, encoded by the coding sequence GTGAATAACCTAAAAAAAATAATTATTCTTGCGGTGCTTGCCGGTTGCTTGTTAGCTTTTTCCCACTATAACCTCGGTCAATACCTGAGCCTAGAATATATAAAGGGACAACAAGCCAATTTTTCCGGATTTTATAAGGAAAATACTTTACTGGCAATCGGCGCTTACACCTTGGTCTATATCGTATCCACAGCCCTTTCCCTTCCGGGGGCGGCTCTTCTTACTTTGTTGGCCGGGGCGTTGTTTGGAATCGTCACAGGTACTATCCTGGTTTCCTTTGCCAGTACCATTGGCGCGACGCTGGCCTTTTTGGTCTCACGGTCCTTGCTGCGTGACTGGGTGCAAAACAGGTTCGGGAGTTTTCTCAAGTCATTTAATGAGGGCATCAAAAAGGACGGCGCTTTTTACCTTTTTACTTTGCGTTTGATTCCCGCGTTTCCCTTCTTTGTCATCAATCTGGTGATGGGACTGACTCCCATGAAGACCCTTCCGTACTTTCTGGTGAGTCAGGTAGGAATGCTGGCGGGTACCATCGTCTATGTAAATGCGGGAACCCAGTTAGCGCAAATCGAATCCCTGAAAGGAATTCTTTCGCCCAATCTAATCTTTTCATTTGTCCTGCTGGGACTATTCCCGCTGTTGGCCAAAAAACTGTTGGGCTTTTATAAAGGAAGAAAAGTATTGAAAAAATTTAAAAAGCCAAAAACGTTTGATTACAACATGGTGGTGATTGGAGCCGGATCGGCGGGGCTGGTGACCAGTTATATAGGGGCCGCCACCAAGGGGAAAGTGGCCTTGATAGAAAAACATAAAATGGGCGGCGATTGCTTAAACACCGGATGCGTTCCCAGCAAGGCGCTTATTCGTTCTGCAAAATTCATGGCCGATGTGAATAAATGCCAGAGCCTGGGTTTCAAAAATGTCAAAGTTGATTTTGAGTTTGCCGATGTCATGGAGCGGGTACAACGGGTGATCAAGACTGTCGAGCCGCACGATTCGATTGAGCGTTATACAAAGCTGGGAGTGGAGTGCCACACGGGCGAAGCAAAAATAAAATCTCCCTATGAAGTGGTGGTCAACGGGGAAGTTCTCACTACCCGGAATATTGTTATTGCGACAGGCGCCCGTCCTTTGGTTCCACCGATTGAAGGGGTTGATGAAGTGGATTACCTGACGTCCGACACGGTCTGGAGCATCCGCGAAAAACCTGAAAAATTATTGGTGCTAGGCGGCGGTCCCATTGGTTCGGAACTCACTCAGGCGTTTGCCCGGCTGGGATGTGAGGTGACGCAAGTGGAGCGGTACAACAAACTCATTAGCAGGGAAGATCCTGAAATTTCTCAAATGGTTTTGGAGAGTTTTCAGAAGGACGGCATCGAGGTTCTCCTGGAGCATTCGGCGGAAAAATTCTTTAAACGGGATGGAAAAAACTTTCTGGAGTGCGAGTATCAGGACCGCACGGTTGTCGTCGAATTTGATCGGGTTTTGATAGCCTTGGGTCGGCAGGCAAATGTCAAAGGTTTCGGGCTGGAAGAGCTTGGTGTTGAGTTGAACCAGAATGGCACCATCAAAGTGAATGAATACATGCAAACTAATTTCCCCAATATTTATGCCTGTGGAGATGTCGCCGGGCCTTATCAGTTCACCCATATAGCCGCGCATCAGGCATGGTACTGCGCGGTGAATTCAATGCTCAGTCCGTTTTATGGATTTAAAGTGGATTACAATACGGTGCCCTGGTGCACATACACCGACCCCGAAGTGGCCCGATGCGGCCTGAATGAATGCGAGGCCAAGGAGAAGGGCATTGCCTATGAAGTCACCACCTACGGCATTGATGACCTGGACCGGGCGATTACCGATGAAGCGGCTTATGGACTTGTTAAAGTCCTGACCGTTCCGGGCAAGGACAAAATTATCGGGGTGACTATAGCCGGGCTTCACGCAGGAGATATTATCGCTGAATATGTAGCGGCCATGAAACACGGATTTGGCATGAATAAAATTCTGGGCACGATCCATATTTACCCGACTCTGGCCGAGTCAAACAAATATGCCGCAGGAAATTGGAAGCGGAACCATGTGACGGAAAAAACGCTGGCTTGGGGGGAGAGGGTCAACCGGTGGAGAAGGCAATATATTTAA
- the msrB gene encoding peptide-methionine (R)-S-oxide reductase MsrB, whose translation MKVATFAGGCFWCMEPPFEKLQGVKQVIPGYTGGTTQNPTYKDVSYGSTGHVEAVQIHYDATQVSYEDLLEVFWRNVDPTDNGGQFVDRGDSYLTAIYYHGAEQKKQAQESKKRLEASKRYALKIVTPIIEAKEFYAAEDYHQDYYKKNPVRYKYYRFRSGRDQFIEKVWGTERNYKPMKISMESDGEKFSKPTQGELQKKLTPLQYKVTQEEGTESPFDNAFWDNKKQGIYVDIVSGEPLFSSLDKFKSGTGWPSFTRPLVEKNIVTKTDTKFFMKRTEVRSANADSHLGHLFEDGPQPTGLRYCINSASLGFIPLEELKEKGYGDYVSLFSNL comes from the coding sequence GTGTATGGAACCCCCTTTTGAAAAATTGCAGGGCGTGAAACAGGTGATTCCAGGTTACACCGGCGGAACCACGCAAAACCCTACCTATAAGGACGTGTCTTACGGTTCCACGGGGCATGTCGAAGCGGTTCAAATTCACTACGATGCGACCCAGGTTTCTTATGAGGATCTGCTGGAAGTTTTTTGGAGGAATGTCGATCCTACCGATAATGGCGGGCAGTTTGTGGATCGGGGAGATTCTTATTTGACGGCTATTTATTATCATGGTGCAGAGCAGAAAAAACAGGCGCAGGAATCAAAAAAGCGTCTTGAAGCAAGTAAGCGTTATGCTCTAAAAATTGTGACCCCGATCATCGAGGCTAAGGAATTTTACGCCGCCGAAGATTATCATCAGGATTATTACAAGAAAAACCCCGTTCGTTATAAATATTATCGCTTTCGATCCGGACGGGATCAGTTCATCGAAAAAGTTTGGGGAACGGAAAGGAACTATAAGCCTATGAAAATATCTATGGAAAGTGATGGAGAAAAATTTTCCAAGCCCACACAAGGCGAGTTGCAAAAGAAGTTGACTCCGCTTCAATATAAAGTCACTCAGGAAGAGGGGACGGAGTCTCCCTTTGATAACGCCTTCTGGGATAACAAGAAGCAAGGAATTTATGTGGATATTGTTTCCGGAGAACCGCTTTTTAGTTCCTTGGATAAATTCAAGTCTGGTACCGGGTGGCCGTCATTCACTCGGCCTCTGGTCGAAAAAAATATCGTCACCAAAACCGATACCAAGTTCTTTATGAAACGAACGGAAGTGAGGTCGGCCAATGCGGACTCGCATCTGGGTCATTTGTTTGAGGACGGCCCTCAACCTACGGGATTGAGATATTGTATCAACTCGGCGTCCTTAGGGTTTATTCCTTTAGAGGAGCTTAAGGAAAAAGGCTATGGGGATTATGTCTCCTTGTTTTCAAATTTATAA